Proteins co-encoded in one Coriobacteriia bacterium genomic window:
- a CDS encoding MoaD/ThiS family protein, with the protein HTLGFSEQVAELPPGATVGDLLDAIGADRGRPVIVGRDGWAIDLEDELHEGDRILISPVFSGG; encoded by the coding sequence GCATACGCTGGGCTTCAGCGAGCAGGTGGCCGAGCTCCCACCCGGCGCGACCGTCGGCGATCTCCTCGACGCGATCGGAGCCGACCGAGGCCGTCCGGTCATCGTCGGCCGCGACGGGTGGGCGATCGACCTGGAAGACGAGCTCCACGAGGGCGACCGGATCCTCATCTCGCCGGTCTTCTCGGGCGGCTGA